Genomic segment of Novipirellula artificiosorum:
TTCCTGATTTGCGGGTTGCGTCGTCCCTCCAGCGAATTCAGAGACGGGCGACCGGATGGACCCGTCGGCAGTGCATTCGTCTGGCTTGCCTGTTTGTTGCTCGCCGCCGAGCGGTGATGGCCGGTGCCGGTGTTGTGATGCTGCTTTGCATCATCGGAACCTGGAACGTAACGCCGGAGACGAGTTTCTTGAACAACTTTCGTTCTAGCAGCCCAATCGTTGTCGCTTATGAACAAGTCGAGAAGGACTTTGGCGGTGCTGGAGTTTGGGATATCGTCTTGCCAGCGCCAAGCGAATGGACGCGAGATTATTTTAAACAAGTCATTGAACTCGAGAACAGGCTGCGACAGATTGACGCGAATGGTGCACAGTTGACTAAGGTGTTGAGTATGGCTGATGCAGATTTGGTCGCCAGTCTCGCACCGTTGTTGCGGATCACGCCACCCTCGGTGCGGCTTTCCGCAATGCGAATTGCGATGTCCCATTTCGTTGACGCGCTGCTGACCGAGGATTCGCAGAGTCCGAAAATGCTGCGAATCATGCTGCGCAGTGAAGAGCAGTTACCGGCCGAGCAAAAAACGGAATTGATCCGTCGCGTTCAACAGATCGTTGCCGAGCACACTTCAACAAAGGCCTGGCAAGAAGCACTGGGTGATGGCCCGAGTACGCCTCCGCGAGTGACCGGATATTACGTCCTGATGTCACGACTGGTTGCTCAATTGGTGGGCGATCAATGGCGATGTCTGTTGGTTGCTGCCGTCCTTGTCTGGCTGCTGCTATGGATGGCAACTCGGTCGCTGCGACTGTCTTTGGCGGCACTCTTACCGAATCTGCTGCCCGCGTTTGTGGTGTTGGCCGCAGCGGGATGGTTTGGCGGCAAGATCAACATGGGGGCAACGATGATCGCAGCGGTATCGATCGGCTTAACGATCGATGGTTCGGTCCATTTGCTGGCTGGGTACCGACGTTTGCGCCAACGCGGCCACACCACCGTTGCCTCGGCGACACATGCTGCTGGGAACGTGGGAGTCCCCATTCTCTTGGCGACGGCCGCGTTGGTGATCGGTTTTAGCGTCTTATCGACAAGTGAGTTTGTGCCGACGGCAACCTTTGGCATCTTGGTCGCCGCGACGTTGCTGCTTGGAACGGTGGTCAACTTGACTTTGTTGCCAGCGTGCATCGTGTGGATTGACAAGAACGAATAAGAAACGGGGCTCTTGCCTACGTCAACAACGCACCGACCGCGTCGGCCTTGACCAATTCACGTGGTTGATTCAAGTGGTTGTAGACGATGGTTGCTGGATCAATTCCAAAGCTGTGGTAGATGGTCGCCAACAATTCAGCCGGATGGACCGGGTCTTCCAGAGGGGCGGACGCGGTCTTGTCGCTCTTGCCGTGCACATAGCCACGTTTTGATCCGGCACCCGCCATGACGGCGGTGTAGCAGTACGGCCAATGGTCGCGACCATCATCGCTATTGTTATTGCCGCTGGTGCTGACCCCGCGCTGAGGGCTGCGGCCAAATTCGCCAACTGCAATCACAAGGGTGTCTTCGAGCAAGCCTCGCGCATCCATGTCGGTGATTAAGGTGGTCAAACCGCTGTCAAGCATAGGAGCCGACTGATCTTTCATCCGCTTGCTCAACCCCGTGTGGTGATCCCAAGAATGGTTGTCGCTATTAGCAACCTTCGGCCAAACCACTTCGACCACACGCGTGCCCGCTTCGACTAATCGGCGAGCCAACAAACAACTCTGCCCAAATGTGTTACGCCCGTAGGCGTCGCGAGTCGCGTCGCTCTCCGCTGAGAGGTCAAATGCATCACGTGCTCGGCCGGAAACGATCAGTGACAACGCTTGGTCGTAGTATTGGTCCAACTCAAATGACTCGACGGCTTTGTTGATCTCTGGCATTTGAGCGTTGAGCAGTTCACGTAACTTTGCTCGGCGTTGTAGCCGAACACTGAACACCTCGGGTCGCAGTCGCAAATCATCGATGAGGATCCGATCCATCTTGTTCATGTCCATGTCATCGCCGGCGGGATAGAGCGTGTAGGGATCATAGGACTTCCCGAGAAAACCCGCGGTACCACCTTTGCCGATCACGTTGGATTCTTGTAACGGTCGAGGCAGCATCACGAATGGCAGCATGGGTTCATCAACTGGTCGCATCTTGACGATATTGCTGCCGAAATTGGGGAAATCCTTTGGCGACGGCGGTTCCAATTGGCCGGAGGGGCTGACCTTGTCCGTCGTATAGCCGGTCATCATCTGATAGATCGCAGCCGTATGGTTGAACAAGCCGTTCGGCGTGTAAGACATCGAGCGAATCATCGTGAAACGGTCGTTGACCTGGCTCAGTTTTGGCAAGTTCTCGGTGAATTGGACGCCAGGGATTTTGGTGCTGATTGGCTTGAAGATGCTTTTCACATTATCGGGGACATTCTGTTTCGGATCCCAAAGATCCAAATGACTTGGGCCGCCTTGCAAGTAAACCAAAATAATGCTCTTCGCTTTCCCCCATCCCGGTCCGCCAAGCGACGTTTCCTCTCCGCGGGTCTGCTGCAACTGCAGCAGCGTCGGCAGTGACAATCCTAACATCCCACAGCCACCGACCCGCAAGAAAGTTCGCCGAGTTGCCCGCAAGTGCGGATCGCAAAGGTCTTTGGCTTTGAAGCCTTTGAAGGACAACATGGTTTCGTTCCTTAGTGGTTAAACAAAAACGCGGGGCTGTTGATGAGTGCCCAAACGAGGTCCTCGGTCGCGGTCAACCGTCGATTGGTCTGTTGCTGCGTGCTTGCCGCAAGATCGCTACGAAGTCGAACGAGCGCCGGGGCATCGGGTGTTTCGACGGACAAGGACTCCCGTCGCGATTTCAGCTTCTGCAACGGCACATCCGGTGGCACCGGCTTGCGAGCCTCGGCGACCACCGTACGAAGCTCTGCCAGCGTCGAATCGGTCGCCCCGGCATAGTCGACCAACACCTTCGTCGCCGCGGCGGTACGGTCTGCCTTTGCGGTGGCCAATACCGCAGCAATGGATTCGCTGTATCCGAGCGGAATGTCCCCCTCCGCCGTGGTTGCTGAGATTCGCAGACGCCCGATTCGGTGCATATCGGCACTGTGGAACTGATGTAGCACCAACGTGAATCGAGTGTCGGCCTCGTTGTGAATCGGCTGTTTCAATTGGAAGGTGGCCCAGTGGTCGATACCAAACGCTGCGGCAACGGCCCATCCTCCATTGCCTCGGGTTTGTCCGTCAATCGCTTGTTCGACGGCGTAACTGTCTTGAGCGAAGTCCGCCTTTGCAGCAGCGATCGCTAGCTTATCGCCGAGGCCTTTTTGTTCTGCGGATGCCCGATAAATTTCGATTTCCGTCAGCACAAAGTTTCCATTCTCGCCGAGTCCTGGCCCCCCTGCCGGTAACTCGGCGGATGCCAACGTTTCAAGACGAAATCCAGTGATGTCCGTTAGACTTGTTTTGAACTCGATCGTGTAAGTTCCCTTTTCGGCTTTGCCGGACACCCGGATCGATCGATCCGGTTGAAACGCGAACACGGTATCATTGGACGCGATCGCTTTGGTTGCCGTAAGCGGATGCCACTCTACCGAAGTTTCGCTGCAGAACCTGCCTTCGATCGATTCCGCGAGTGCGTTTTCTGCTTCCTGCAAAGCCTTTTCGGCCGCAGTCACTCGATGTTTCCTCGCCTCTTCAAGTCGAAGTCGTTCAGGTGCGATCAACTGTTCACGATCCGAGATTTCCTTTGCCGTTGCTGCAAACTTGGCAAGTCGAATCATTTCAAGTTCGGCTTTGTCCCGTTTCCACTCGGACTCTGCCCTTGCGACTTCGTAGGCTAACGCATCGTGGTCGGACATGATTTGATCGCGAATCTGGTCAACCGCTGCCTGCTCTGCAGCGGTTGGAAAACGGCCCAATGCTCGGACAAAGATCTCTTCGACAAGCATTCGATCTTCAGGATGCTGTTTGACTAACTCGGCTAACTCGTTTTGCTGGCCTACGATTGCCGAGGCGACGGTGGGTCCGCT
This window contains:
- a CDS encoding efflux RND transporter permease subunit; this translates as MMIKREVSRPFVARVTERLIRSRTHFAILGLVIVAIALPFSRNLTLDRSLTNLFAADDPTLLDYQQLQQSFGGNAVAMLVYRDANLMSREGMIRNQEISQSVEGLPGVNGILSPSTLNAVVDKIRPGQFFSRSSLQPSLAQKNNAVARGIDLIFSGYTHSRNHSFAAVVAMLDPHHPPETIAGMQRLAHLLAKRYPGEVSDAVLVGEPVLINDGFDLIERDGRKLATVTLLLLSLVVLFTLLDFRFVLLTAVVVVWSVVVAEATSVAFGIHRSLVSTIMTAIVTVISVAAVLHLGVRFQKARVKGRSTKEACRRSFALLLVPIFWTCMTDAAGFAALAWSRILPVRQFGMMIAIASVTVFIAILLFAATAMMLPDLRVASSLQRIQRRATGWTRRQCIRLACLFVARRRAVMAGAGVVMLLCIIGTWNVTPETSFLNNFRSSSPIVVAYEQVEKDFGGAGVWDIVLPAPSEWTRDYFKQVIELENRLRQIDANGAQLTKVLSMADADLVASLAPLLRITPPSVRLSAMRIAMSHFVDALLTEDSQSPKMLRIMLRSEEQLPAEQKTELIRRVQQIVAEHTSTKAWQEALGDGPSTPPRVTGYYVLMSRLVAQLVGDQWRCLLVAAVLVWLLLWMATRSLRLSLAALLPNLLPAFVVLAAAGWFGGKINMGATMIAAVSIGLTIDGSVHLLAGYRRLRQRGHTTVASATHAAGNVGVPILLATAALVIGFSVLSTSEFVPTATFGILVAATLLLGTVVNLTLLPACIVWIDKNE
- a CDS encoding DUF1501 domain-containing protein translates to MLSFKGFKAKDLCDPHLRATRRTFLRVGGCGMLGLSLPTLLQLQQTRGEETSLGGPGWGKAKSIILVYLQGGPSHLDLWDPKQNVPDNVKSIFKPISTKIPGVQFTENLPKLSQVNDRFTMIRSMSYTPNGLFNHTAAIYQMMTGYTTDKVSPSGQLEPPSPKDFPNFGSNIVKMRPVDEPMLPFVMLPRPLQESNVIGKGGTAGFLGKSYDPYTLYPAGDDMDMNKMDRILIDDLRLRPEVFSVRLQRRAKLRELLNAQMPEINKAVESFELDQYYDQALSLIVSGRARDAFDLSAESDATRDAYGRNTFGQSCLLARRLVEAGTRVVEVVWPKVANSDNHSWDHHTGLSKRMKDQSAPMLDSGLTTLITDMDARGLLEDTLVIAVGEFGRSPQRGVSTSGNNNSDDGRDHWPYCYTAVMAGAGSKRGYVHGKSDKTASAPLEDPVHPAELLATIYHSFGIDPATIVYNHLNQPRELVKADAVGALLT